In the Zonotrichia albicollis isolate bZonAlb1 chromosome W, bZonAlb1.hap1, whole genome shotgun sequence genome, one interval contains:
- the LOC141726860 gene encoding uncharacterized protein LOC141726860: MSRGMNMYELNLKLYAYAFGRGDKKGTRSLQGCARLLGGLRPTRVVIKAYRALQLLQVVRFLPFSANHSGEPARRFRRYFPSPSLSPQGRGGTDGLLGAPQDFPGGSSARLDLPPAGTDKNLLAAEKDTVVRAFTVARRTRGVPLPQWFGLDPWEFVNPVNFWINRGDERVHLEGLYRTSAGILVSLDWEQPAVENLELPVINGIACFCGKFRVTFGASRGWHAAWVLLQCVVCGKRWYCCSSRRRGTCPRCKREVPDQADSEPKILKLVCGKSHLVPATWGVWEEDWEATVKSCEKRFGWKRDRARRR, from the exons atgtcgcgtggaatgaatatgtatgaacttaatttgaaactgtatgcatatgcatttggaaggggggataaaaaggggactcggagtctccaggggtgCGCACGCCTTttgggaggcttgcgtccgacgcgcgtcgtaataaaggcataccgggctttacaacttttacaagttgtgaggtttcttcctttctccgcaAATCATTCTGGCGAGCCAGCCAGGAGATTCAGGAGATATTTTCCGTCTCCatctctgtccccgcaggggcGGGGGGGGACCGACGGACTCCTAGGCGcaccccaggattttcctggaggaagtTCCGCTCGCCTCGACTTGCCTCCTGCCGGGACAGACAAGAACCTGCTGGCCGCGGAGAAGGACACG GTTGTGCGTGCTTTCACCGTGGCTAGACGAACCCGAGGGGTTCCTCTGCCTCAGTGGTTTGGACTCGACCCTTGGGAGTTCGTGAATCCGGTGAATTTTTGGATAAATAGAGGAGACGAACGAGTTCACTTAGAGGGACTCTACCGGACTTCAGCTGGCATTCTTGTAAGTCTGGACTGGGAACAGCCTGCCGTAGAAAATTTAGAGCTCCCTGTAATAAATGGAATAGCTTGCTTTTGCGGGAAATTTCGAGTAACCTTTGGcgcatcaagaggctggcacgctgcgTGGGTATTATTACAGTGCGTAGTTTGTGGGAAACGCTGGTATTGTTGTTCTAGCAGGCGACGGGGCACGTGCCCCAGGTGTAAACGAGAGGTTCctgatcaagctgattcagaGCCTAAGATCTTAAAACTTGTGTGTGGGAAATCACATCTGGTACCTGCCACTTGGGGTGTGTGGGAGGAGGACTGGGAAGCTACTGTGAAGTCCTGTGAAAAGAGGTTTGGGTGGAAGCGGGACAGAGCAAGAAGGAGATAA